A genomic region of Bacillus solimangrovi contains the following coding sequences:
- a CDS encoding DUF1292 domain-containing protein, translating into MANEEKERIVIPDENGDEHLFEVLFTFDVDETEKSYMVVVPVETENDGDEEVEVFAFRFEETGDQPDDIQLYPIDTDEEWDMVEEMLNTFSEEDE; encoded by the coding sequence ATGGCAAACGAAGAAAAAGAAAGAATTGTTATTCCAGATGAAAATGGAGATGAGCATTTATTTGAAGTATTATTTACGTTTGACGTAGATGAAACTGAGAAATCTTACATGGTTGTTGTTCCTGTTGAAACAGAGAATGATGGTGATGAAGAGGTAGAAGTATTTGCTTTTCGATTTGAAGAAACTGGTGATCAACCAGATGATATTCAGTTGTATCCAATTGATACGGATGAAGAATGGGACATGGTTGAGGAAATGCTTAATACTTTCTCAGAAGAAGATGAATAA
- the ruvX gene encoding Holliday junction resolvase RuvX has translation MRVLGLDVGTKTIGVAVSDELGWTAQGIETIKVDMQEHMHNTGIKRIDELVAQYGVDTILVGLPKNMNGTIGPRGEACQKYAELLKEKLNLPVIMWDERLSTMAAERVLITGDVSRKKRKKVIDKMAAVMILQGYLDSKK, from the coding sequence ATGCGAGTACTAGGTCTTGATGTTGGGACAAAAACGATTGGTGTTGCCGTTAGTGATGAGCTTGGTTGGACAGCGCAAGGTATTGAGACGATAAAGGTAGATATGCAAGAACATATGCATAACACTGGAATCAAGCGTATTGACGAGCTTGTTGCGCAATATGGAGTAGATACAATTTTAGTTGGTCTTCCAAAGAATATGAACGGTACAATCGGTCCCAGAGGTGAAGCATGCCAAAAGTATGCTGAACTGTTAAAAGAGAAGCTTAATCTTCCAGTTATTATGTGGGATGAACGCTTATCTACGATGGCTGCTGAACGTGTCCTTATAACAGGTGATGTCAGTCGTAAGAAACGTAAGAAAGTTATTGATAAAATGGCAGCTGTAATGATTCTTCAAGGGTATTTAGACAGTAAAAAATAA
- a CDS encoding IreB family regulatory phosphoprotein, whose protein sequence is MSQFDKTMHFNFHEEPIDTNVKDVLLTVHDALQEKGYHPINQIVGYLLSGDPAYIPRHKDARNTIRKLERDEIIEDLVKSYLETHQKGK, encoded by the coding sequence GTGAGTCAATTTGATAAGACGATGCATTTTAATTTTCACGAGGAACCGATAGACACCAATGTGAAGGACGTCTTGTTAACCGTTCATGATGCACTTCAAGAAAAAGGATATCACCCGATCAACCAAATTGTTGGCTATTTATTATCAGGTGATCCTGCCTATATTCCTCGACATAAAGATGCAAGGAATACCATTCGTAAACTTGAACGGGATGAAATTATTGAAGATCTTGTGAAATCATACTTAGAGACACACCAGAAAGGAAAGTAA